The Chryseobacterium indicum genome includes a window with the following:
- a CDS encoding TonB-dependent receptor plug domain-containing protein: MKKKLLSVLALTMILWMNAQKKDSVKLEKIEEVVLTGQYTQQSINKSIYKVEVIDAQQIKNMAATNVADVLNQSLNILITSDRNSGNSTASLLGLGGEYTKILIDNIPVVGDVGLGNNIDLTKLNINNVERIEVVRGSMGVDYGSNAVAGVINIITKKSTQKKLTLNASVQEETVGKEYNWYKKGEGRHIQTLNAGYNLNENWYIGANINHNDFQGFKGTQEGYKYFEQDGKRGYLWQPKDVLNIDGVIRYSKNKTSVFYKFGFVNEKLNFYSPIVSELYLGEGNRTYTSADRDYLTTRYVNQLNVQTKLGSINYTGDFSYQTQDRKYRDFTYDIPNRKVMGTKEAYQSYNKADVIYSRGVFSNFLDDKKIDFQLGYELDHTKGYAGFIAGDFAGNNVDRKIFNYANFISAEWNPTDWLSLRPGYRLALSDKFDTQHNYSLTVRGKIDDSSNIRLVAGSANRFPNFDELYTYFVDSNHDIRGNEDLKPEEGITISLNGDKKFTTNSGWNVQVGASATYMDLKNRIEVLQINQSPLQYKYININKFRSLLFEANFKVQKNQFSLAANASYYGIGKELFSGTLVSPDDFFYTFEGKLAANYTLPKTGTNVSLFYRHVGKLQMFVLDSQDIAHPFYYVGERGNFNMMDFVVSQPFFKNHFELSAGIKNIFDVSSVRDTTVAGTAHGTTDPNSNLFYGRSYFTRLTYNF; the protein is encoded by the coding sequence ATGAAGAAGAAATTGCTTTCTGTTCTTGCTTTAACGATGATTTTGTGGATGAACGCGCAGAAAAAAGATTCTGTAAAGCTGGAAAAAATTGAAGAAGTTGTCCTTACCGGACAGTATACTCAGCAATCCATTAATAAATCAATTTATAAAGTGGAGGTCATCGACGCGCAGCAGATCAAAAATATGGCGGCAACCAATGTGGCAGATGTTTTAAACCAAAGCTTAAACATCCTGATTACTTCAGACCGCAATTCCGGAAATTCAACGGCGAGTTTACTGGGACTGGGTGGAGAATACACCAAGATCCTGATTGACAATATTCCTGTGGTGGGAGATGTGGGACTGGGAAACAATATAGATCTCACCAAGCTCAATATCAATAATGTAGAACGTATAGAAGTGGTAAGAGGTTCAATGGGAGTGGATTACGGAAGCAATGCCGTTGCCGGAGTCATCAATATCATCACCAAAAAAAGCACTCAGAAAAAATTAACGTTAAATGCCTCGGTTCAGGAAGAAACCGTAGGAAAAGAATACAATTGGTACAAAAAAGGAGAGGGAAGACATATCCAAACGCTGAATGCAGGATATAACTTAAATGAAAACTGGTACATCGGAGCCAATATCAATCATAACGATTTTCAGGGATTCAAAGGAACGCAGGAAGGATATAAATATTTTGAACAGGACGGAAAAAGAGGATATCTGTGGCAGCCGAAAGATGTTCTGAATATCGACGGAGTGATCCGCTACAGTAAAAATAAAACGTCCGTTTTCTATAAATTCGGATTCGTTAATGAAAAACTCAATTTCTACAGCCCGATTGTTTCAGAGCTTTATTTAGGAGAGGGAAACAGAACTTATACTTCTGCCGACAGAGATTATCTCACGACAAGATACGTCAATCAGTTAAATGTTCAGACCAAATTAGGCAGCATCAATTATACCGGCGATTTTTCATATCAGACTCAGGATAGAAAATACAGAGATTTTACCTATGACATTCCGAATAGGAAAGTAATGGGAACGAAAGAAGCATATCAGTCCTATAATAAAGCAGATGTCATCTATTCACGAGGCGTTTTCAGTAATTTTCTTGATGATAAAAAAATAGATTTCCAGTTGGGTTATGAACTCGATCATACCAAAGGATACGCAGGTTTTATTGCAGGAGATTTTGCAGGAAATAATGTCGACCGAAAAATTTTCAATTACGCCAATTTTATTTCTGCAGAATGGAATCCTACAGACTGGCTTTCATTAAGACCCGGTTACCGTTTGGCGCTGAGTGATAAATTTGATACACAGCACAATTATTCCTTAACGGTAAGAGGAAAAATAGATGATTCCAGTAATATCCGACTCGTGGCAGGAAGCGCGAACCGATTTCCGAATTTTGATGAACTCTACACCTATTTTGTCGACAGCAACCACGACATCAGAGGAAATGAAGATTTAAAACCGGAAGAAGGAATCACGATCTCTTTAAACGGAGACAAAAAATTCACCACCAATTCAGGATGGAATGTTCAGGTAGGAGCGAGCGCAACGTACATGGATCTCAAAAACAGAATAGAAGTTCTGCAGATCAATCAGAGTCCGTTGCAGTATAAATACATTAATATCAACAAATTCAGATCATTACTTTTTGAAGCCAATTTTAAAGTTCAGAAAAACCAGTTCAGCCTTGCTGCCAATGCCTCTTATTATGGCATCGGAAAAGAGCTCTTTTCGGGAACTCTGGTTTCTCCAGATGATTTCTTTTATACATTCGAAGGAAAACTGGCTGCAAACTATACCCTCCCAAAAACCGGAACCAATGTTTCGTTGTTTTACAGACACGTCGGGAAACTTCAGATGTTTGTCTTAGACAGTCAGGATATTGCCCATCCTTTTTATTATGTGGGAGAGCGCGGCAACTTTAACATGATGGATTTCGTCGTAAGTCAGCCCTTTTTCAAAAATCATTTTGAACTCAGTGCAGGAATCAAGAACATTTTTGATGTTTCATCCGTAAGAGACACCACCGTTGCCGGAACCGCACACGGAACCACCGATCCGAACTCGAACCTTTTCTACGGCAGAAGCTACTTCACCAGACTAACCTACAACTTTTAA
- a CDS encoding FecCD family ABC transporter permease, with product MKAPGKLSVYIIISTVLLCIIAVGSLNTGVYDFGGQSAFTVLQKIMNGDQSLSMSDKYVVWDVRAARIVMAILIGSMLAVSGTGLQGLFRNPLATGDLIGLTSGATLLAAITIVLGGYFREFLPEAVQFSLVGIAAFIGSFISMLLVYRISTSGGKTNVVMMLLSGVAITAIGFSITGFLIYISKDDQLRDLTFWNLGSLAAATWTKNIILGIVLVISYTVLLPKGKALNAMMLGEKDAQHLGINVERLKKQIILITALMVGSCVAFSGTIGFVGLIVPYILRFLFKSDYAVILPLSAVCGSILLLTADTFSRSIVEPSELPIGILTALMGGPVFIAILVKFKKSLL from the coding sequence TTGAAAGCACCAGGTAAATTATCCGTTTACATCATCATAAGCACCGTATTGCTTTGCATCATTGCAGTAGGGTCGCTTAACACCGGAGTTTACGATTTCGGAGGTCAGTCTGCATTCACTGTTTTACAAAAAATAATGAACGGAGATCAGTCGCTCTCAATGAGTGATAAATATGTTGTATGGGATGTAAGAGCAGCCAGAATTGTGATGGCGATCCTTATTGGAAGTATGTTGGCGGTTTCCGGAACAGGTTTGCAGGGATTGTTCAGAAATCCTCTGGCAACGGGAGATTTAATCGGGCTCACTTCCGGCGCAACCCTGCTTGCAGCCATTACCATCGTTTTGGGAGGATATTTCAGAGAATTTCTTCCTGAAGCTGTACAGTTTTCATTGGTGGGGATTGCTGCTTTTATCGGATCTTTTATTTCCATGCTTCTGGTGTACAGAATTTCAACCAGCGGCGGTAAAACTAATGTCGTAATGATGTTATTATCGGGAGTTGCCATTACAGCGATCGGATTTTCGATTACAGGTTTCCTGATTTACATCTCAAAAGACGACCAATTGAGAGATTTAACGTTCTGGAATTTAGGAAGTTTAGCTGCTGCAACATGGACGAAGAATATTATTTTGGGAATCGTTCTGGTTATTTCGTACACGGTTTTACTGCCAAAAGGCAAAGCGTTGAATGCAATGATGTTAGGCGAAAAAGATGCACAGCATTTGGGAATTAATGTAGAAAGATTAAAAAAGCAGATCATCCTTATTACGGCTTTAATGGTGGGAAGCTGTGTGGCATTTTCGGGAACCATTGGTTTTGTCGGGCTTATCGTTCCATATATTTTAAGATTTTTGTTTAAATCAGACTATGCTGTTATTTTACCGTTATCAGCGGTGTGCGGAAGCATTTTATTATTAACGGCAGATACTTTCAGCAGAAGTATTGTGGAACCTTCGGAACTTCCGATCGGGATTTTAACCGCCTTAATGGGAGGTCCGGTTTTCATTGCGATTTTAGTTAAATTTAAAAAATCACTGTTATGA
- a CDS encoding putative quinol monooxygenase: MNINVVALFRFNENYLMEAVELFQILVRETRKEEGCLQYDLIEDKDNKGTFFMVELWESEEHLNRHNGQDHLLNFRRDVSKMLESSTQVFKGFKTL, translated from the coding sequence ATGAACATAAACGTAGTTGCGCTTTTCAGATTTAATGAGAATTATCTGATGGAAGCAGTTGAACTTTTCCAGATTCTGGTAAGAGAAACCAGAAAAGAAGAGGGATGTCTGCAGTATGATCTTATTGAAGACAAAGATAACAAAGGAACTTTTTTCATGGTGGAATTGTGGGAAAGTGAAGAGCACCTGAACCGCCACAACGGGCAGGATCATTTGCTGAACTTCAGAAGAGACGTTTCTAAAATGCTGGAAAGTTCTACTCAGGTATTTAAAGGATTTAAAACTTTGTAA
- the cysD gene encoding sulfate adenylyltransferase subunit CysD produces the protein MTTHTLDYLEQLEAESIYIMREIAAQFEKPALLFSGGKDSITLVHLAKKAFAPMKIPFPLVHIDTGHNFPEALQFRDYLAENIGAELIVRKVEDTIKAKNLTEPKGKFASRNWLQTHTLLDTIEEFGFDACIGGARRDEEKARAKERFFSVRDEFGQWDPKLQRPELWNIYNGRINKGENVRVFPISNWTELDVWNYIKKENIQLPSIYFAHEREVIEYDGQLIAVSDFIQIDENDTIVNKKVRYRTVGDMTCTAAVESAAETLDEVVNEITASRISERGETRIDDKVTEAAMEDRKKGGYF, from the coding sequence ATGACGACACATACGTTAGATTATCTGGAGCAGTTGGAAGCAGAAAGTATCTACATTATGAGGGAAATTGCCGCTCAGTTTGAAAAACCTGCGCTGCTTTTCAGTGGCGGAAAAGATTCTATCACTTTGGTTCATCTGGCAAAAAAAGCTTTTGCTCCGATGAAAATTCCTTTTCCGTTGGTTCATATCGATACAGGACATAACTTTCCTGAAGCATTGCAGTTCAGAGATTATTTAGCAGAAAATATCGGCGCGGAACTGATTGTAAGAAAGGTAGAAGATACCATTAAAGCTAAAAATTTAACCGAGCCGAAAGGAAAATTTGCTTCCAGAAACTGGCTGCAAACCCACACTTTATTAGATACGATTGAAGAATTCGGATTCGATGCATGCATTGGCGGAGCGAGAAGAGATGAAGAAAAAGCAAGAGCCAAAGAACGTTTTTTCTCTGTGCGTGATGAATTCGGACAATGGGATCCGAAGCTGCAGCGTCCCGAATTGTGGAACATCTACAACGGAAGAATCAACAAAGGTGAAAATGTAAGAGTTTTCCCGATTTCGAACTGGACGGAACTTGATGTCTGGAATTATATTAAAAAAGAAAATATCCAGTTGCCATCCATTTACTTCGCACATGAGCGTGAGGTGATTGAGTATGACGGACAGTTAATTGCAGTATCGGATTTTATTCAGATTGATGAAAATGATACAATTGTTAATAAAAAAGTCCGTTACAGAACCGTCGGAGACATGACCTGTACTGCCGCAGTAGAAAGCGCTGCCGAAACTTTAGATGAGGTTGTGAATGAAATCACCGCATCCAGAATTTCCGAGCGCGGCGAAACCCGAATCGACGATAAAGTGACGGAAGCCGCGATGGAAGACCGGAAGAAAGGAGGTTATTTTTAG
- a CDS encoding heme ABC transporter ATP-binding protein → MIKAHQISYQHKTFHILDSVDVHLEYGEFLAIVGPNGAGKSSLLSILANEIKSEQQIVFKNRHINDWNVKELSKHKAKFSQHNSNDIPLEVKEVVMMGRYPYFDAQPKTEDHESTNRMMNETDILHLKEREYNTLSGGEKQRVHLSRVFAQLQNEIAHKLVFLDEPLNNLDIKHQYKALEIIKNFTKKANSAIVVLHDLNLAAQYADKVLLMKSGKVAAYGTPEEVFTAENIREAYNFPCTICNHPVTSHPMIIFG, encoded by the coding sequence ATGATAAAAGCGCATCAGATCAGTTATCAGCATAAAACCTTTCATATTTTGGATTCGGTGGACGTTCATCTGGAATATGGCGAATTCCTGGCAATTGTCGGTCCGAACGGAGCAGGAAAATCGAGCCTTCTGAGTATTCTTGCCAATGAAATTAAATCTGAACAGCAGATTGTATTTAAAAACAGGCATATCAACGACTGGAATGTGAAAGAGCTTTCAAAACACAAAGCCAAATTTTCACAGCACAACAGCAACGATATTCCGCTGGAAGTAAAAGAAGTCGTGATGATGGGGCGTTATCCGTATTTCGATGCACAGCCTAAAACAGAAGACCATGAATCGACAAACCGAATGATGAATGAAACGGATATTCTGCATTTAAAAGAAAGAGAATACAACACTTTATCGGGAGGCGAAAAACAGCGCGTTCATCTTTCGAGGGTTTTTGCGCAGCTTCAGAACGAAATTGCCCACAAACTTGTTTTTTTAGATGAACCTTTAAATAATTTAGACATTAAACATCAGTACAAAGCATTGGAAATCATTAAAAATTTCACCAAAAAAGCCAATTCTGCGATTGTGGTTCTTCATGATCTCAATCTTGCCGCACAATATGCCGATAAAGTTTTATTAATGAAATCAGGAAAAGTTGCTGCGTACGGAACTCCGGAAGAGGTTTTCACCGCAGAAAATATCCGGGAAGCCTACAATTTTCCGTGTACGATCTGCAATCATCCGGTAACTTCGCACCCAATGATTATTTTTGGATAA
- a CDS encoding heme/hemin ABC transporter substrate-binding protein — translation MKKFILAASVLMAVYSCKKEGAATENKTEQSSEAPKSAHKIVTLNGGITEIVAALGHEKEIVGTDVTSTFPESLKSTAKDLGHVRSMTIEPIMAVSPTLILASDKDINPELMGKIKSSGIKTEIFKQEFTVDGTKKLIAEVAKAVGNTDYQKLNDKIDADLKQIQPIAKKPKILFIYARGNMLMVSGKNTPMSSLIEIAGGQNAVNDFEDFKPLTPEAVVKANPDVLFFFTSGLQGAGGNEGALKMPGVSQTNAGKNKKIIAMDGGLVSGFGPRLGQAAVELNQLLIESTR, via the coding sequence ATGAAAAAATTCATTCTTGCCGCATCTGTATTAATGGCAGTCTATTCCTGCAAAAAAGAAGGAGCTGCTACTGAAAATAAAACAGAACAAAGCTCTGAAGCTCCCAAATCTGCTCATAAAATCGTAACGCTGAATGGCGGAATCACCGAAATTGTAGCCGCTTTAGGTCACGAAAAAGAAATCGTGGGAACCGACGTGACAAGTACTTTTCCCGAATCTCTTAAATCGACAGCTAAAGATCTGGGACACGTAAGATCAATGACCATCGAGCCTATTATGGCAGTTTCTCCCACCTTAATTTTGGCTTCCGATAAAGACATCAATCCTGAACTGATGGGGAAAATTAAATCTTCCGGCATCAAAACAGAAATTTTTAAACAGGAATTTACCGTTGATGGAACTAAAAAACTGATCGCCGAAGTAGCAAAAGCAGTCGGAAATACAGATTATCAGAAACTGAATGATAAAATTGATGCCGATCTGAAACAGATTCAGCCGATTGCCAAAAAACCGAAAATCCTGTTCATCTACGCAAGAGGAAATATGCTCATGGTTTCAGGAAAAAATACACCGATGTCTTCTTTAATTGAAATTGCAGGCGGACAAAATGCCGTTAATGATTTTGAAGATTTCAAACCTTTAACGCCGGAAGCGGTTGTAAAGGCAAATCCCGATGTACTATTCTTCTTCACAAGCGGATTGCAGGGAGCGGGAGGAAACGAAGGCGCGCTAAAAATGCCGGGAGTTTCCCAAACCAATGCCGGAAAAAATAAAAAAATTATTGCCATGGACGGCGGTCTTGTTTCCGGTTTCGGACCAAGATTAGGACAGGCAGCAGTAGAATTAAACCAACTTCTGATTGAAAGCACCAGGTAA
- a CDS encoding sulfite exporter TauE/SafE family protein, with product MVISRKVQFRLNVFFVTIALLSVVAFTMYELGYLDELFTVLAKDNYIFYWMMLVGVLAEIVAGSMGMGYGVICTTTLLFLGIPPHAVSASIHSAESFTTAAGSISHIRLKNVSKSLVKRLAIPAVFGAVIGAVSLTYLGEYYSKITKTIISFYTLYLGIQILSNAFKNKQDKKLRRKTNLTRLGVIGGFIDSFAGGGWGPLVTGTLIKNSFTPRFAVGSSTVAKFILTLTAAITFIFTLGIQHWNIILGLLIGGIFTAPFSAILTAKLPVKSMFIIIGTLVIVMSSITIYKSVF from the coding sequence ATGGTTATTTCAAGAAAAGTTCAGTTCAGGTTAAATGTATTTTTTGTGACGATCGCACTTCTGTCGGTTGTTGCCTTTACCATGTATGAATTGGGTTATCTGGATGAACTGTTCACTGTTTTAGCCAAAGATAATTACATTTTCTACTGGATGATGTTGGTAGGAGTTTTGGCAGAAATCGTTGCAGGATCGATGGGAATGGGATACGGCGTAATTTGTACGACCACGCTTTTGTTTCTCGGAATTCCGCCTCATGCGGTGAGCGCGAGTATTCATTCTGCGGAAAGCTTTACAACGGCAGCCGGAAGCATCAGTCATATCAGACTGAAAAACGTAAGCAAAAGTCTGGTGAAAAGACTTGCCATTCCTGCGGTTTTCGGCGCAGTGATCGGGGCGGTTTCACTCACATATCTCGGAGAATATTATTCAAAAATTACCAAAACAATTATTTCCTTCTATACATTATATCTGGGAATTCAGATTTTATCCAATGCTTTTAAAAATAAGCAGGACAAAAAATTGAGAAGGAAAACAAATTTAACGCGTTTGGGAGTGATCGGAGGTTTTATCGATTCCTTTGCAGGAGGAGGATGGGGACCATTGGTAACAGGAACTTTAATTAAAAATTCCTTTACGCCGAGATTTGCAGTGGGAAGTTCTACGGTGGCAAAATTTATTTTAACCTTAACGGCAGCCATTACTTTTATTTTCACATTGGGAATTCAGCACTGGAATATCATTCTCGGTCTTCTGATCGGAGGAATTTTTACCGCTCCTTTTTCTGCGATTTTAACGGCAAAACTTCCTGTGAAAAGTATGTTTATCATCATCGGAACTCTGGTGATCGTGATGAGCTCAATTACCATTTACAAATCTGTTTTTTAG
- a CDS encoding HmuY family protein, whose translation MKKILLYLFIGTSFITQSCINDNEDPVAISKIEGSIVNPTVGGPTQPNQVWFDLGTDSEVLTKRTDWDLALYSGSNFKVILNSSLMMAAGKIPNATNIDLVTESQVSGLQDLVQVANFNPSNTIYIDDVKGNFPSGYTAIEEINPNESENAVYLLNMGKEIYTGNVPAGSVTTAGESRGWMKIQVSRTSNGGYKIKYAPLNSASHKELTINKNSAYNYNFVSLKNEKELFIQPEKKKWDLCFSVFTNTITGAGSYVYADFITINNVGGAGAYEVKASGTTTGVEAYNNFKVSDIDQSKFIYNDQRVIGGNWREVGPSGYQVKGDVFYVIKDPDGYYFKLRFTRLTSSSGERGYPQFEYKPLF comes from the coding sequence ATGAAAAAAATACTGCTTTACCTCTTCATCGGGACATCATTCATCACCCAGTCCTGCATTAATGATAATGAAGATCCGGTTGCCATATCAAAAATTGAAGGTTCCATCGTGAATCCTACCGTTGGCGGACCTACACAGCCCAATCAGGTCTGGTTTGATCTGGGAACGGATTCTGAAGTGCTGACCAAAAGAACCGACTGGGACCTCGCTTTATATTCAGGAAGCAATTTTAAAGTCATTCTTAATTCTTCTCTGATGATGGCAGCAGGAAAAATCCCGAATGCTACAAATATCGATTTGGTCACAGAATCTCAGGTTTCCGGTTTACAGGATCTTGTACAGGTTGCGAATTTTAACCCTTCCAATACCATTTATATTGATGATGTGAAAGGAAACTTTCCTTCAGGTTATACCGCAATTGAAGAAATTAATCCCAATGAATCTGAAAATGCAGTATATCTTCTGAACATGGGAAAAGAAATTTACACAGGAAATGTTCCCGCAGGAAGCGTTACCACAGCCGGAGAAAGCAGAGGATGGATGAAAATTCAGGTTTCAAGAACTTCAAACGGAGGATATAAAATAAAATACGCCCCATTAAATTCTGCTTCTCACAAGGAATTAACCATCAATAAAAACTCCGCGTACAACTATAATTTCGTTAGTCTGAAAAATGAAAAAGAACTCTTCATTCAGCCTGAAAAAAAGAAATGGGATCTTTGCTTTTCGGTTTTTACCAATACCATTACAGGAGCAGGAAGTTATGTGTATGCAGACTTTATCACCATCAATAATGTAGGTGGAGCAGGAGCTTATGAAGTAAAAGCTTCAGGAACCACAACCGGTGTTGAAGCCTACAATAATTTTAAAGTTTCGGATATTGATCAGTCGAAATTCATTTACAACGATCAGCGTGTTATCGGAGGAAACTGGCGGGAAGTCGGACCTTCCGGATATCAGGTGAAAGGAGATGTATTTTATGTCATCAAAGATCCGGACGGATATTACTTTAAGCTGAGATTCACCAGACTTACGAGCAGCAGCGGCGAAAGAGGCTATCCGCAGTTCGAATACAAACCCTTGTTCTAA
- a CDS encoding T9SS type A sorting domain-containing protein, with amino-acid sequence MKLGLLIGGLLLTAISGNAQVTAINENFESFTAGTGAAWPQNNWNRVQSGSGPWVYVDNSNAADKHIQYYSFFTTNTPGYAIAPQIVAPNGSQILTFKSSLTAGSSVGSTGTIEVGFVDGVTTADMASFTKIGNTITLTSTDTQYSVPIPASNKQYIAFRIVGSLNHTAIQLDDISYAVSSILAVSDQAKSKESVQFAVNSDNTVLQFAAKKEPKKIQIYSAGGQKTAEGKLSGRSFDISTLQTGVYYILIETAEGEIVKSKFIKK; translated from the coding sequence ATGAAACTAGGACTACTTATTGGAGGTTTACTGCTTACAGCGATTTCGGGAAATGCACAGGTAACAGCGATTAATGAGAATTTTGAATCTTTCACGGCAGGAACAGGCGCAGCGTGGCCGCAAAATAACTGGAACCGTGTACAGAGTGGTTCCGGACCGTGGGTATATGTTGATAATTCGAATGCTGCAGACAAACATATCCAGTATTACAGCTTTTTCACAACGAATACACCGGGTTATGCTATTGCTCCGCAAATTGTTGCACCCAATGGAAGTCAGATACTTACGTTTAAATCTTCCCTTACAGCAGGATCTTCCGTAGGAAGCACCGGAACTATTGAAGTTGGATTTGTGGACGGCGTTACAACAGCAGATATGGCAAGTTTTACAAAGATTGGAAATACGATTACGCTTACTTCAACAGACACGCAATATTCCGTACCGATTCCTGCATCCAATAAACAATATATTGCCTTCAGAATTGTAGGAAGTCTTAATCACACAGCAATTCAGTTGGATGATATTTCTTATGCCGTAAGTTCGATACTTGCAGTTTCAGATCAGGCAAAATCAAAGGAAAGTGTACAGTTTGCAGTGAATTCCGACAATACCGTATTGCAGTTTGCTGCTAAAAAAGAACCGAAAAAAATTCAGATCTATTCAGCGGGAGGTCAGAAAACAGCCGAAGGAAAATTATCCGGAAGATCGTTTGACATCAGCACACTTCAAACCGGAGTTTATTATATCCTGATTGAAACGGCGGAAGGAGAAATCGTAAAATCAAAATTCATTAAAAAATAA
- a CDS encoding sulfate adenylyltransferase subunit 1 produces MDILRFITAGSVDDGKSTLIGRLLYDSKNILIDQLEALEKQSKNKNENGVDLAILTDGLRAEREQGITIDVAYRYFSTPKRKFIIADAPGHIQYTRNMITGASNSQLIVILIDARQGVIEQTRRHSIIASLLKMKNVVVAINKMDLVEYSEEVFKDIKAQYELVAEKLGLKNVNYFPISAFHGDNIVERSENMAWYEGSTLLDFLETVEINSDQNFQSPRFQVQYVIRPQTENLHDYRGYAGEVLSGIYKKGDEITVLPQNIQTKISKIETGGEEVEFVFANQPAVLHVEDDIDISRGDFLVKTESLPKVENEIEAVVCWLDKKELNEGNKYFIQHKSKLLKAIIKEIEYKIDVNTLEKTPVSESIKLNEVVKVRLKTASPLVFDSFEESSATGNAILIDETGNSTVGAIMIL; encoded by the coding sequence GTGGACATATTAAGATTTATAACGGCAGGAAGCGTAGACGACGGGAAAAGTACCCTGATCGGAAGACTTCTGTACGACAGTAAAAATATATTGATCGATCAGCTTGAAGCACTCGAAAAACAGTCAAAAAATAAAAACGAAAACGGAGTAGACCTTGCTATTTTAACCGATGGTTTAAGAGCAGAAAGAGAGCAGGGAATTACCATCGATGTTGCGTACCGCTATTTTTCTACGCCGAAAAGAAAATTTATTATTGCCGATGCACCGGGACATATTCAGTATACAAGAAATATGATTACGGGAGCTTCCAATTCGCAACTGATTGTTATTCTTATTGATGCAAGACAAGGCGTGATTGAACAGACAAGAAGACACTCCATTATTGCGTCTTTATTGAAGATGAAAAATGTGGTGGTCGCCATCAATAAAATGGATCTCGTTGAGTATTCTGAAGAAGTTTTTAAGGATATAAAAGCTCAGTATGAATTGGTTGCAGAAAAACTAGGGTTAAAAAATGTAAATTATTTCCCGATTTCGGCATTTCATGGCGACAATATTGTTGAAAGATCAGAAAATATGGCTTGGTATGAAGGTTCTACGCTGTTAGATTTCCTCGAAACGGTTGAAATCAATTCAGATCAAAACTTTCAGAGTCCGAGATTTCAGGTTCAGTATGTCATTCGTCCGCAAACGGAGAATCTGCATGATTACAGAGGTTACGCAGGAGAAGTTCTTTCGGGAATTTACAAAAAAGGTGACGAAATTACCGTGCTTCCTCAGAATATTCAGACCAAAATTTCAAAAATAGAAACAGGGGGGGAAGAAGTGGAATTTGTTTTTGCCAATCAGCCCGCAGTTCTGCATGTTGAAGATGATATCGATATCAGCAGAGGCGATTTTTTAGTAAAAACCGAAAGCCTTCCGAAAGTTGAAAACGAAATTGAAGCCGTTGTCTGCTGGCTGGATAAAAAGGAATTAAACGAAGGAAACAAATATTTCATTCAGCACAAAAGCAAACTTTTAAAAGCGATTATCAAAGAAATTGAATATAAAATAGACGTTAATACTTTAGAAAAAACGCCGGTTTCTGAAAGTATAAAATTAAATGAAGTCGTAAAAGTCCGTTTAAAAACAGCTTCACCACTGGTTTTCGACAGCTTTGAAGAAAGCAGTGCAACAGGCAATGCCATATTGATCGACGAGACAGGCAATTCAACAGTGGGAGCTATAATGATTTTATAA